One genomic window of Roseinatronobacter monicus includes the following:
- a CDS encoding TRAP transporter large permease subunit codes for MPSDQPQRPADAPTDVVAPGMAGLRSPDSVYGRAAFWIGVGLALLHIWFNTFATWPELMTSVIHFAGFGVLCALLYPAWQARGQTGRRLVLAIDLTLAALSISLVAYLLLGEQAFYDRGMRMVWHDWVFTLIALALAVEFTRRTTGWVIPILILASFTYITYWGAYVPGMLTFSGLRTDTMLFRIFYTDDGMFGSVARISASFVFMFILFGAFLLRSGAGEFIVDFAQVIARRMIGGPGFVAIIGSGLMGTISGSAVANTVSTGSITIPLMKRSGLPARTAAATEAASST; via the coding sequence ATGCCCAGCGACCAGCCGCAGCGGCCCGCCGATGCCCCCACTGACGTTGTGGCACCGGGCATGGCCGGATTGCGCAGCCCAGACAGCGTTTATGGACGCGCTGCCTTTTGGATCGGTGTCGGTCTGGCGCTGCTGCATATCTGGTTCAACACTTTCGCGACCTGGCCAGAACTCATGACCTCGGTGATCCATTTTGCGGGCTTCGGGGTGTTGTGCGCGTTGCTCTATCCTGCATGGCAGGCGCGCGGTCAAACCGGGAGGCGGCTGGTTCTTGCAATCGATCTGACACTCGCGGCGCTTTCGATCTCTCTCGTGGCCTATCTGCTACTGGGAGAACAGGCATTTTACGACCGTGGTATGCGCATGGTGTGGCATGACTGGGTCTTCACGCTGATTGCGCTGGCGCTGGCCGTGGAATTCACGCGGCGCACGACTGGCTGGGTAATCCCGATCCTGATATTGGCCAGCTTTACCTATATAACCTATTGGGGCGCTTATGTGCCCGGCATGCTGACCTTCAGCGGATTGCGCACCGATACGATGCTGTTTCGCATTTTCTACACCGATGACGGGATGTTCGGCTCGGTTGCGCGCATCTCTGCCAGCTTTGTTTTCATGTTTATCCTGTTCGGCGCGTTCCTGCTGCGCTCTGGCGCGGGTGAGTTCATTGTGGATTTTGCGCAGGTCATCGCAAGGCGCATGATCGGCGGGCCGGGCTTTGTTGCTATTATCGGGTCCGGGCTAATGGGCACTATCTCTGGCTCGGCTGTGGCAAATACGGTTTCGACCGGATCCATCACCATCCCATTAATGAAACGCTCGGGCCTTCCCGCGCGTACAGCCGCAGCAACGGAGGCGGCTAGCTCTACAG